The Candidatus Methylomirabilota bacterium genome includes a region encoding these proteins:
- a CDS encoding PIG-L family deacetylase, whose translation MDMKDLFAAGMPVFLHSIQVPKELVTLVLAPHPDDFDEIGITMRFFKDNGNLIYVAVLSSGASGVEDGFCSAPTRKAKGEIRESEQRESCTFFGLPESHLSFLRLEEDHMGDIIENEVNVDRVRDHFLQMRPDVVFLPHGNDTNIDHHRTYSIFRRIASGAGYSITAFLNRDPKTISMRHDVYTVFGEKDAEWKGQLLRFHESQQQRNLNTRNHGLDERVLRVNRTSAQENLQMTTYAEVFELEFFRQDSSDRSVRVLE comes from the coding sequence ATGGACATGAAAGACTTATTTGCAGCTGGGATGCCCGTTTTTCTTCATTCAATCCAAGTCCCCAAGGAGCTAGTCACGTTGGTTCTGGCCCCTCACCCAGATGATTTTGATGAAATAGGGATCACAATGCGGTTTTTCAAGGATAATGGGAACCTCATATATGTGGCCGTCCTGAGTTCTGGGGCCAGTGGAGTGGAGGATGGGTTTTGCTCTGCTCCTACTAGAAAAGCAAAAGGTGAAATAAGGGAAAGTGAACAAAGGGAAAGCTGTACATTTTTTGGATTGCCAGAATCACACCTGAGCTTTCTGAGGCTTGAGGAAGATCATATGGGCGATATCATTGAGAACGAGGTGAATGTTGATCGTGTTCGGGATCATTTTCTACAAATGCGGCCGGATGTCGTTTTTCTTCCTCACGGCAACGATACAAATATTGACCATCACAGGACGTATTCTATCTTCCGAAGAATCGCTTCAGGGGCGGGCTATTCGATTACAGCATTCTTAAACAGAGATCCGAAGACCATCAGCATGCGCCACGATGTCTATACGGTATTTGGAGAAAAAGATGCAGAGTGGAAGGGCCAGTTGTTGCGGTTCCACGAATCCCAGCAGCAGCGGAACTTAAATACGAGAAACCATGGCCTGGATGAACGCGTTTTAAGGGTTAACCGCACAAGTGCACAAGAGAATTTACAGATGACTACGTATGCAGAAGTATTCGAACTCGAATTTTTCAGGCAGGACAGTTCTGACCGGTCTGTCCGCGTTCTCGAGTAG
- a CDS encoding FAD-dependent thymidylate synthase: protein MKQVEPQIFLLARPAINDEGLTAYLQAVGASGWDTDAPSGAEKLIEIAGRSCYRSFEPGLNPNVTKVREGSKAYLENILSVKHGSVLEHASWSFAFFNVSRVFCYDADTEVLTSEGWKPWPKVDGTELFATLNPDTDRLEYQRAEEHFGSKYDGPMYRICSEQVDLLVTPQHRMWVRKFDTQAAKRGEQPYRIELASGIMGKRVQYQKTARWEGQDGGVIRVPGTYRTYQRHDRDRTATRYYPGAEFPAEPFARFLGHWLAEGSINGHQIVLAQNRGPALEAMAENIRAMGLPAYIPATGPGNVRTQHTALRDFLVSCSVGAHYKRVPGLVHSWGPKLIRILLEALVEGDGSKRKDAHHWVIYTTSPDMADDIQVLAIKAGWSANIRLDDRTGLERRMKSGQVFKNLRPCYIVSLVKRRTHPLVNHGGKRHDRIVYYSGTIHCVKVPNGLLFVRRNGKPVVSGNTHELVRHRAGTAISQESLRFVRLTEIGMWLPPDIRENPEALALFEEAVRKSEEAQQRMADVLAIEGRPFHEKKVLTSAMRRVAPDGLATTIIWSANARTLRWVIEARTEPGAEVEIRLVFGKVAEIMKKEAPHLFGDFKEIPLPDGTFQWQPEHSKV from the coding sequence ATGAAGCAGGTAGAACCGCAGATCTTTCTCCTGGCCCGGCCGGCGATCAATGATGAAGGGCTTACCGCGTATCTGCAAGCGGTGGGTGCCTCTGGCTGGGACACCGATGCCCCCTCGGGAGCTGAGAAGCTCATCGAAATCGCCGGACGGTCCTGTTATCGGTCCTTTGAGCCGGGTCTCAATCCCAATGTCACCAAGGTCCGGGAGGGGAGCAAGGCCTACCTCGAAAACATTCTGAGCGTCAAGCACGGCAGCGTCCTGGAGCATGCTAGCTGGAGCTTTGCTTTCTTCAATGTCAGTCGCGTGTTCTGTTATGACGCGGATACCGAGGTGTTAACCTCCGAGGGATGGAAACCCTGGCCCAAGGTGGATGGAACCGAGCTCTTCGCTACGCTCAACCCCGATACTGACAGGTTGGAGTACCAACGGGCTGAGGAACACTTCGGGTCTAAATACGATGGGCCTATGTACAGGATATGCTCCGAACAGGTTGATCTACTTGTAACGCCACAGCATCGGATGTGGGTCAGAAAGTTTGACACGCAGGCGGCAAAGCGCGGGGAGCAGCCCTACCGAATCGAGCTAGCATCAGGGATTATGGGCAAAAGGGTCCAGTACCAGAAGACGGCGCGGTGGGAGGGCCAGGATGGAGGCGTCATTCGTGTACCTGGCACCTATCGGACATACCAGCGACACGACCGGGATCGTACAGCAACACGTTACTATCCCGGAGCAGAGTTCCCTGCCGAGCCTTTTGCTCGATTCCTTGGGCATTGGTTGGCCGAAGGCAGTATCAACGGGCACCAGATCGTTCTGGCCCAAAATAGAGGTCCGGCACTTGAAGCGATGGCCGAGAACATCCGGGCTATGGGCTTACCGGCCTACATTCCAGCAACTGGGCCTGGGAATGTGCGAACCCAGCATACTGCTTTGCGTGATTTTCTTGTTTCGTGCAGCGTTGGTGCTCATTACAAACGAGTGCCCGGCCTCGTGCATTCATGGGGCCCTAAACTGATTCGCATTCTCCTCGAAGCCCTAGTTGAGGGTGATGGGAGCAAACGCAAGGATGCCCATCACTGGGTCATCTACACCACGTCTCCTGACATGGCCGATGATATCCAGGTGCTTGCCATTAAAGCGGGATGGTCAGCTAACATCCGCTTGGATGACCGAACTGGTTTGGAACGCCGGATGAAAAGTGGCCAAGTGTTCAAGAACCTGCGTCCCTGCTATATCGTCTCTTTGGTCAAGAGACGTACTCATCCGCTCGTCAACCACGGCGGTAAACGCCATGACAGAATCGTCTACTACAGCGGAACGATTCATTGCGTGAAGGTGCCAAACGGGCTTCTGTTTGTGCGTCGAAATGGGAAGCCGGTAGTGTCCGGGAACACCCACGAACTTGTGAGGCATCGGGCCGGGACCGCGATCAGTCAAGAGAGCCTCCGCTTCGTGCGCCTGACAGAGATCGGGATGTGGCTGCCACCCGACATCCGTGAGAATCCTGAGGCGCTGGCACTCTTCGAAGAGGCCGTCCGGAAGAGTGAGGAGGCTCAGCAGCGAATGGCGGACGTCCTGGCGATCGAAGGGCGACCATTCCACGAAAAGAAGGTCCTCACCTCAGCCATGCGTCGTGTCGCCCCCGACGGGTTAGCGACCACGATCATCTGGTCGGCCAACGCCAGGACACTCCGGTGGGTCATCGAGGCCCGGACCGAGCCGGGGGCCGAGGTGGAGATCCGCCTGGTATTCGGAAAGGTGGCCGAGATCATGAAAAAAGAGGCACCACACCTGTTTGGCGACTTCAAAGAGATCCCCCTCCCCGATGGCACCTTCCAGTGGCAACCCGAGCATAGCAAGGTCTAG
- a CDS encoding DEAD/DEAH box helicase — translation MGKPVAFQTLNLPKPVLRGIEAAGFTHCTQIQELTLPLILEGKDVAGHAQTGTGKTAAFLIACFTRLLRSDRVTAPALPRAIVVAPTRELTVQIYEDARLLGQFTRLNILAVYGGIDYHRQREALRQKVDIVVGTPGRLIDYSRQRVYSLKAIEVVVIDEADRMFDMGFIRDIRYIMRRLPPYHLRQSFLFSATLGYREMELAYEFMNNPVKVSATPEQLTVAQVEEVLYHVSREEKLPLLLGLLKRERGERILIFTNTKRGAQGLADRLTLYGYQSRAITGDIDQRIRLKVIETFKRGELPILVATDVASRGLHIEGVTHVVNYDVPQDPEDYVHRIGRTARAGASGKAITLADEKYVLALPAIEALVGYKIPVEWPEDELFLKTAPPSRPPAAKRPGHRRTTRRSFP, via the coding sequence ATGGGCAAACCGGTCGCATTTCAGACTCTCAACCTTCCCAAACCGGTGCTGAGAGGTATCGAGGCGGCCGGATTCACCCATTGCACCCAAATTCAGGAGCTGACCCTGCCCCTGATCCTCGAGGGGAAAGATGTAGCCGGGCATGCCCAGACAGGGACCGGGAAGACGGCGGCCTTCCTCATTGCCTGCTTCACTCGTCTCCTTCGAAGTGATCGGGTCACCGCACCAGCTCTCCCCAGGGCCATTGTCGTCGCCCCTACCAGGGAGCTCACGGTGCAGATCTATGAGGACGCCCGGCTTCTGGGACAGTTCACCCGCCTGAATATCCTCGCTGTCTATGGGGGGATCGACTACCACAGGCAGCGGGAGGCCCTGCGCCAGAAGGTGGACATTGTGGTGGGAACGCCCGGGCGTCTCATCGATTATTCGAGACAGCGCGTGTACAGCCTCAAGGCTATCGAGGTGGTAGTGATCGACGAGGCGGATCGAATGTTCGACATGGGGTTCATCAGGGATATCCGGTACATCATGCGGCGCCTTCCGCCTTACCACCTCCGCCAATCTTTCCTCTTCTCGGCTACATTAGGCTATCGGGAGATGGAACTGGCCTACGAGTTCATGAACAATCCTGTCAAAGTCTCCGCCACGCCAGAACAGCTAACCGTCGCGCAGGTGGAAGAGGTTCTGTACCATGTGTCTCGAGAGGAGAAGCTTCCCCTTCTTCTGGGGCTATTGAAGCGGGAGCGGGGAGAACGGATTCTGATCTTCACCAACACGAAGCGGGGTGCCCAGGGGCTCGCCGACCGACTTACCCTCTACGGCTACCAAAGCCGGGCCATCACCGGCGATATCGATCAGAGAATACGACTCAAAGTGATCGAAACCTTCAAAAGAGGGGAACTCCCGATTCTGGTGGCGACAGATGTTGCCTCCCGAGGTCTCCATATCGAAGGGGTGACTCATGTGGTCAACTACGATGTGCCACAGGATCCCGAAGACTATGTCCATCGGATAGGTCGGACTGCCAGAGCAGGGGCCTCGGGGAAAGCCATCACCTTGGCCGACGAAAAGTATGTCCTTGCCCTGCCCGCTATCGAGGCCCTGGTCGGTTACAAGATCCCAGTGGAGTGGCCTGAAGATGAACTCTTTCTCAAGACCGCCCCTCCGTCCCGGCCACCTGCGGCCAAGCGGCCCGGCCATCGCAGAACAACCCGCCGTTCTTTTCCTTGA
- the thiC gene encoding phosphomethylpyrimidine synthase ThiC: MSANPEFLNLTAEVDQAAIKPLPNSTKVYVEGSRPDIRVPMREITQSDTPASFGPEKNPPIYVYDTSGPYTDPSVKIDVRCGLPPLRDRWIIERNDTEELPGPSSEYGHKRLTDPRLTELRFHLERKPRRAKPGMNVSQMHYARCGIVTPEMEFIAIRENQRRENLSEILIGQHQGESFGASIPPVITPEFVRSEVARGRAIILANINHPESEPMIIGRNFLVKINANIGNSAVTSSIQEEVEKMTWATRWGADTVMDLSTGKNIHETREWIIRNSPAPIGTVPIYQALEKVGGKPEELTWEMFRDTLIEQAEQGVDYFTVHAGVRLAHVPLTAKRMTGIVSRGGSIMAKWCLAHHKESFLYTHFEEICEIMKAYDVSFSLGDGLRPGSIYDANDKAQFAELDTLGELTKIAWQHDVQTMIEGPGHIPMHLIKINMDKELEACGEAPFYTLGPLTTDIAPGYDHITSAIGAAMIGWYGCAMLCYVTPKEHLGLPDKDDVKDGIITYKIAAHAADLAKGHPGTQLRDNALSKARFEFRWVDQFNLGLDPDRARELHDETLPKDSAKVAHFCSMCGPQFCSMKITQEVRDYAASQGVSESEALEKGMQEKAAEFVKSGGEIYQKA, encoded by the coding sequence ATGAGTGCGAATCCAGAGTTTCTCAACCTGACTGCTGAAGTTGACCAGGCGGCGATCAAGCCTTTGCCGAACTCGACGAAGGTGTATGTAGAGGGCTCGAGGCCCGATATCCGGGTGCCGATGCGGGAAATCACCCAGTCTGATACCCCCGCCAGTTTTGGACCTGAAAAGAACCCGCCTATTTATGTGTACGACACATCCGGACCGTATACGGACCCCTCCGTCAAGATTGACGTTCGGTGCGGTCTGCCCCCTCTGCGCGACCGGTGGATTATCGAGCGCAACGATACCGAAGAGCTTCCCGGCCCCAGCTCGGAATACGGCCACAAGCGCCTGACCGATCCCAGGCTGACGGAGCTGCGCTTTCATCTCGAGCGCAAGCCGCGCCGTGCCAAACCCGGCATGAACGTGTCACAAATGCACTATGCGCGGTGCGGCATAGTGACCCCTGAGATGGAATTTATCGCCATACGTGAAAACCAGCGGCGTGAAAATCTGTCAGAAATATTGATCGGCCAGCACCAGGGCGAAAGTTTTGGCGCCAGTATTCCCCCTGTCATCACGCCGGAATTTGTGCGCTCAGAGGTGGCCCGGGGCCGGGCGATTATCCTGGCCAACATCAATCATCCCGAGAGCGAGCCGATGATCATCGGCCGAAACTTCCTGGTTAAGATCAATGCCAATATCGGCAATTCTGCGGTTACCTCGTCGATCCAGGAGGAAGTCGAAAAGATGACCTGGGCGACGCGCTGGGGTGCGGATACCGTGATGGATCTGTCCACCGGCAAGAATATCCACGAAACGCGGGAATGGATTATCCGCAACAGCCCTGCCCCGATCGGTACGGTCCCGATCTACCAGGCGCTGGAAAAAGTGGGCGGTAAGCCCGAGGAGCTGACGTGGGAGATGTTCCGGGACACCCTCATAGAGCAGGCCGAGCAGGGTGTGGATTATTTTACTGTTCACGCTGGGGTACGGTTGGCGCATGTCCCGCTCACCGCAAAGCGGATGACCGGCATCGTGTCGCGTGGCGGGTCGATCATGGCAAAGTGGTGTCTGGCACATCACAAGGAGAGCTTTCTGTACACCCACTTCGAGGAAATCTGCGAGATCATGAAGGCCTACGATGTCAGCTTCTCGCTGGGCGACGGCCTGCGCCCCGGCTCGATCTACGACGCCAACGACAAAGCCCAGTTCGCCGAATTGGATACTCTGGGCGAGCTGACCAAGATCGCGTGGCAACACGACGTGCAGACCATGATCGAAGGGCCGGGTCACATTCCCATGCACCTCATCAAGATCAACATGGACAAAGAGCTGGAAGCATGCGGCGAAGCGCCGTTTTATACCTTGGGGCCGCTCACCACTGACATCGCGCCCGGCTATGACCATATCACCTCTGCAATCGGCGCGGCGATGATCGGCTGGTATGGTTGCGCCATGCTGTGTTACGTCACCCCTAAGGAACATTTGGGGCTGCCGGACAAAGATGATGTGAAGGACGGCATCATCACGTACAAGATCGCTGCGCACGCAGCGGACCTGGCCAAAGGTCATCCCGGCACGCAACTTCGCGATAACGCCCTCTCCAAGGCGCGTTTCGAATTCCGGTGGGTCGACCAGTTCAACCTCGGGCTGGACCCGGACAGGGCACGCGAACTCCACGACGAGACATTGCCCAAGGATTCCGCGAAGGTCGCACACTTCTGCTCCATGTGCGGTCCCCAGTTTTGCTCCATGAAGATTACCCAGGAGGTGCGGGATTACGCAGCCAGCCAGGGCGTGTCCGAGTCCGAGGCCCTGGAGAAAGGGATGCAGGAAAAGGCGGCGGAGTTTGTGAAAAGTGGCGGGGAAATTTACCAGAAAGCGTGA
- a CDS encoding tetratricopeptide repeat protein: MATLLTAHAQEALWEELNARAGTLYQQGRYAEAAKVAQEALKVAEDTFGPNHPKAATSLNNLAELYRAQGKYAAAEPLFKRALAIEENALGKDHPAVATTLNNLAELYGAQGKYAEAEPLHKRALVIWEKALGPTHPHVAASLNNLAVLYHAQGKYAETEPLLKWALAIREKTLGPDHPAVAQSLNNLAEVYYAQGKYTEAEPLHKRALAIREKVLGPVHPEVAQSL, from the coding sequence GTGGCCACGCTTTTAACTGCTCATGCCCAGGAAGCATTGTGGGAGGAGCTAAATGCCAGGGCTGGCACCCTCTATCAACAAGGGCGGTATGCAGAAGCGGCCAAGGTAGCCCAAGAAGCGTTGAAAGTTGCAGAGGACACATTTGGTCCTAACCATCCCAAGGCGGCCACCTCCCTGAACAATCTGGCGGAACTGTACCGAGCCCAGGGCAAGTATGCCGCCGCTGAGCCCTTATTCAAGCGCGCCCTCGCCATAGAGGAAAACGCCCTAGGCAAAGATCACCCTGCTGTGGCCACCACCCTGAACAATCTGGCGGAACTGTACGGAGCTCAGGGTAAGTATGCCGAGGCCGAGCCGTTACACAAGCGGGCGCTGGTCATATGGGAAAAGGCCCTCGGGCCAACCCATCCCCACGTGGCAGCCTCGCTGAACAATCTGGCGGTGCTGTATCATGCCCAGGGCAAATATGCGGAAACCGAGCCGCTTCTCAAGTGGGCGCTGGCCATACGGGAAAAGACTCTGGGGCCAGATCATCCCGCTGTGGCGCAATCCCTGAACAATCTGGCGGAAGTGTATTACGCCCAGGGTAAGTACACCGAGGCCGAGCCCCTGCACAAACGGGCGCTGGCAATACGGGAAAAGGTCCTGGGGCCAGTCCATCCCGAGGTGGCGCAATCCCTG
- a CDS encoding radical SAM protein → MGPAPLPVIDASPELQSSEYIDLLPQTKQYRTVHVVLIKPSKYDDDGYVIRFWKGVLPSNTLSVLNGLTEDVKRRGLFGDIEFAVDTFDETTEKVPVKKIVQWGRRPATKLIVCLVGVQTNQFPRALDLGKQFRAHGIDVIMGGFHTSGTVNMLGPQEPDIQELIREGIVVVSGEIEGKWEGILADVVNGQAKPLYSFAQDLKSLVDIEKAPHPVMSPKTMQHFARPTFGTVDTSRGCPFACTFCTIINVQGRTMRERSSEEIAELVRRNHREHGVDFYFFTDDNFARKKLWRETFEVLIRIRQEGIPFSFAMQVDLARKPKDFVRLAAEAGCSQVFIGMESVNPENLKAGGKPQNKTEEYASIIREWHEAGVYVHAGYIIGLPFDTKEQVPRDVQYLMDEIHVDMASFFMLTPLPGSHDHLEMKKRGEWMDPDFNKRDSFHPTVHHPHMTAEEWTEVYENAWKTFFSKENLIKILSRWSHNPGVYWNLFVNLIWYKNAALIEKEHPMIAGFFRLKDRRSRRPGFSIDSLPVHLWKRTKEVTRLFVSWARYLKELEEVWLQTRPRSEAEKRFSEEIQHIQGEIWQTLKIAEWQQAYNNAKTTLPARARALLDPFDDLASKILISRKDLDAFLHKWGGIQTRIQKIRGRLVAEDGTTRRWLDQLGDLHKEAWNGLKIQEWREAYSSFREGLPSKFDLRYIRFDPLSNRVIYSRQDLHRLWVRTWEQVRSWRFWNIRPLRLAVAFFRDLFLTASFARRAMTMFFNYQ, encoded by the coding sequence GTGGGCCCTGCACCGCTGCCTGTCATTGACGCTTCCCCCGAGCTTCAGAGCTCGGAGTATATTGATCTTTTGCCCCAGACCAAACAGTACCGAACCGTGCACGTCGTTCTGATCAAGCCGTCGAAGTATGACGATGATGGGTATGTGATCCGGTTTTGGAAAGGGGTGTTGCCGAGCAACACCCTCAGTGTCTTGAACGGCTTGACCGAGGATGTCAAAAGGCGTGGGCTCTTCGGCGACATCGAATTTGCGGTAGATACCTTTGATGAGACGACGGAAAAAGTCCCTGTCAAGAAAATCGTTCAATGGGGCCGCCGCCCTGCCACGAAGTTGATCGTGTGTCTGGTCGGCGTGCAGACGAACCAGTTTCCGAGGGCGCTCGACCTGGGGAAGCAGTTCCGCGCTCATGGGATTGATGTGATCATGGGCGGCTTCCATACCAGTGGGACGGTCAACATGCTCGGCCCGCAGGAGCCGGACATCCAGGAGCTCATACGCGAGGGAATCGTTGTCGTGTCCGGCGAGATCGAGGGGAAATGGGAGGGCATTCTGGCCGATGTCGTCAATGGGCAAGCCAAGCCTCTGTACTCCTTTGCCCAGGACCTCAAGAGTCTCGTAGATATCGAGAAGGCCCCCCACCCGGTCATGAGTCCCAAAACGATGCAGCACTTCGCGCGACCTACTTTCGGGACCGTGGACACCTCCCGCGGCTGTCCCTTTGCGTGTACCTTTTGCACCATTATCAATGTGCAGGGCCGGACGATGCGGGAGCGGAGTTCTGAGGAGATCGCCGAGCTCGTGCGGCGCAACCATCGGGAACACGGGGTCGATTTTTACTTCTTCACGGACGACAATTTTGCCCGGAAGAAGCTGTGGCGTGAGACCTTCGAGGTACTCATCCGAATTCGGCAGGAAGGCATTCCTTTCTCGTTCGCGATGCAGGTGGACCTGGCGCGCAAGCCGAAGGACTTTGTGCGCCTGGCCGCCGAGGCCGGCTGTAGTCAGGTGTTCATCGGCATGGAAAGCGTGAATCCGGAAAATCTCAAAGCCGGCGGGAAGCCGCAGAACAAGACCGAAGAGTATGCGAGCATCATCCGCGAGTGGCACGAGGCGGGTGTATATGTTCACGCCGGGTATATCATCGGCCTTCCCTTCGATACCAAGGAACAGGTCCCCCGTGATGTCCAATATCTCATGGACGAGATTCATGTGGATATGGCGTCGTTCTTTATGCTGACGCCGTTGCCGGGCTCTCACGATCACTTGGAGATGAAAAAGCGAGGGGAATGGATGGATCCTGATTTCAACAAGCGGGATTCGTTTCATCCGACGGTCCACCATCCCCATATGACTGCTGAGGAATGGACCGAGGTGTACGAGAACGCATGGAAAACGTTTTTCAGCAAGGAAAATCTCATCAAGATCCTGTCACGGTGGAGCCACAACCCCGGCGTCTACTGGAACCTGTTCGTGAACCTCATTTGGTACAAGAATGCGGCCCTGATCGAGAAGGAACACCCGATGATTGCCGGATTTTTCCGTCTGAAGGACCGGCGATCCCGGAGACCCGGGTTCTCCATCGATTCGTTACCGGTCCATCTCTGGAAGCGGACGAAGGAGGTCACACGTCTCTTTGTCTCCTGGGCCCGCTATCTCAAGGAGTTGGAGGAAGTTTGGCTCCAGACCCGTCCGAGGAGTGAGGCGGAAAAGCGATTTTCCGAGGAGATTCAGCATATTCAAGGTGAGATTTGGCAGACCTTGAAGATTGCGGAGTGGCAACAGGCGTATAATAATGCCAAGACGACCCTCCCGGCCAGGGCGAGGGCGTTGCTCGATCCATTTGATGACCTTGCCTCGAAGATACTGATCAGTCGCAAAGATCTGGATGCGTTCCTGCACAAATGGGGAGGTATCCAGACCAGGATCCAGAAGATTCGTGGACGTCTTGTGGCGGAAGATGGGACCACCAGGAGGTGGCTCGACCAGCTGGGCGACCTTCACAAAGAGGCCTGGAATGGTCTGAAGATTCAAGAATGGCGAGAGGCTTACTCGAGCTTCAGAGAGGGGCTTCCGTCAAAGTTCGACCTCCGGTACATCAGGTTCGATCCCCTGAGTAACAGGGTCATCTATTCTCGGCAGGACCTGCACAGATTGTGGGTCAGAACGTGGGAGCAGGTCCGTAGCTGGCGATTCTGGAATATCCGTCCCTTGCGGCTCGCGGTTGCATTTTTCAGGGATCTTTTCCTGACAGCATCCTTTGCCCGGAGAGCCATGACCATGTTCTTCAATTACCAATAA
- a CDS encoding cobalamin-binding protein: MSIDVVDAAGRRVCLPVFPSRIISLVPSITETLFVLGLGERLVGVTRYCTEPSAGVAQKPKVGGQKDPDLKTIQSLRPDLIVANVEENRREDVDALAAMGIAVYTTYPRTVEQGVAMILDLGRVTRTEEEAGAIARSLEEVYRGISAEATRQGPVRIFCPIWRRPYMSINRDTYIHDVLRTCGGENIFAGKSERYPQISLAEVADLKPEVILLPDEPYRFLPRHLEDFKPFEDVIPALMTGRVHFIDGKLLSWYGPRIGESLHALWPFLLS, translated from the coding sequence ATGTCGATTGACGTCGTGGATGCAGCGGGGAGGCGCGTGTGCCTTCCCGTTTTCCCTTCCCGAATCATCTCCCTCGTCCCTAGCATCACTGAGACCCTTTTCGTCCTGGGCCTTGGCGAACGTCTGGTGGGCGTGACCCGCTACTGTACTGAGCCGTCGGCCGGTGTCGCTCAAAAGCCCAAGGTCGGTGGGCAGAAGGATCCAGACCTCAAAACGATTCAATCCCTCCGGCCTGACCTGATCGTAGCCAATGTGGAGGAGAACCGTCGCGAAGATGTTGACGCCTTGGCGGCGATGGGGATTGCCGTCTACACGACCTATCCTCGGACAGTGGAGCAGGGAGTCGCGATGATTCTGGACCTTGGTCGTGTGACCCGGACCGAGGAGGAGGCAGGGGCGATCGCTCGATCCCTTGAGGAGGTGTATCGGGGAATCTCCGCCGAGGCCACGAGACAAGGACCGGTGCGGATCTTCTGCCCCATCTGGCGCAGGCCGTACATGTCCATCAATCGAGATACGTATATCCATGACGTGCTCCGGACCTGCGGGGGGGAAAATATTTTCGCCGGCAAGAGCGAGCGTTACCCTCAAATCTCGTTAGCGGAAGTTGCAGATCTCAAGCCGGAAGTCATCCTCCTTCCCGACGAGCCGTATCGTTTCCTCCCCAGGCATCTGGAAGATTTCAAACCGTTTGAAGACGTCATCCCAGCGCTCATGACCGGTCGCGTTCACTTCATTGACGGCAAGCTCCTCTCCTGGTACGGTCCCAGAATCGGAGAGAGCCTTCATGCACTTTGGCCATTCCTGCTTTCCTAG